From one Meles meles chromosome 18, mMelMel3.1 paternal haplotype, whole genome shotgun sequence genomic stretch:
- the LOC123930049 gene encoding keratin-associated protein 9-2-like → MTESCCSPCCQPTCCRTTCCRTTCCRPSCCGCGGGCGQGGCGSSGCGSCCCQPCCCRPTCCQTTCCRTTCCRPSCCVSSCCQPSCCGTTCCRTTCCRPSCCGCGGGCGQGGCGSSGCGSCCCQPCCCRPTCCQTTCCRTTCCRPSCCVSSCCQPSCCGSTCCQPTCCRTTCCRTTCCRPSCCGCGGGCGQGGCGSSGCGSCCCQPCCCRPTCCQTTCCRTTCCRPSCCVSSCCQPSCCGSSGCGQTCCGSSCCQPACCTPVYCTRTCYQPTCCCLPGCLAQGCGSSCC, encoded by the exons ATGACCGAGTcgtgctgctccccttgctgccAGCCTACGTGCTGCAGGACCACCTGCTGCAGGACCACCTGCTGCCGGCCCAGCTGCTGCGGGTGCGGCGGCGGCTGTGGACAAGGCGGCTGCGGGTCCAGCGGCTGTGGGTCCTGCTGCTGCCAGCCTTGCTGCTGCCGCCCAACTTGCTGCCAGACCACCTGCTGCCGGACCACCTGCTGCCGGCCCAGCTGCTGTGTGTCCAGCTGCTGTCAGCCCAGCTGCTGTGG GACCACCTGCTGCAGGACCACCTGCTGCCGGCCCAGCTGCTGCGGGTGCGGCGGCGGCTGTGGACAAGGCGGCTGCGGGTCCAGCGGCTGTGGGTCCTGCTGCTGCCAGCCTTGCTGCTGCCGCCCAACTTGCTGCCAGACCACCTGCTGCCGGACCACCTGCTGCCGGCCCAGCTGCTGTGTGTCCAGCTGCTGTCAGCCCAGCTGCTGTGGGTCCA cttgctgccAGCCTACGTGCTGCAGGACCACCTGCTGCAGGACCACCTGCTGCCGGCCCAGCTGCTGCGGGTGCGGCGGCGGCTGTGGACAAGGCGGCTGCGGGTCCAGCGGCTGTGGGTCCTGCTGCTGCCAGCCTTGCTGCTGCCGCCCAACTTGCTGCCAGACCACCTGCTGCCGGACCACCTGCTGCCGGCCCAGCTGCTGTGTGTCCAGCTGCTGTCAGCCCAGCTGCTGTGGGTCCAGCGGCTGTGGACAAACTtgctgtggctccagctgctgTCAGCCAGCCTGCTGTACCCCTGTGTACTGCACGAGGACCTGCTACCAGCCCACCTGTTGCTGCTTGCCTGGATGCCTCGCCCAGGGCTGTGGATCCAGCTGCTGCTAG